The sequence ACCTAATAATGCAAATCCGATAGGTCCGAGAAAAACACCTGTAACTGCAGTAATTATCCCACCAATACCGATGACAGTGAAGTAATTTAATAAAATATTTTTCCAATCAAAACCCGCGCCGGCTAGTGCGACACCAGCTAAATTTCCTCTGGATAAAGATAATAATCCCATTGCCCATTTTGCCCATCCAGGTGAGTTATCATCTCCACTGGTAGTGGTAGGATTAACTTGGACTTTTTTTCCGGTTAATTTTTCGGTAATTTGGTCTGTGACTTGACTATAAGATGCACCATATTGTGCAGCACTGTGAGAAAGTTCTTTAAAAGCTGTGTTGATATCTTTTTCAGCAGTTAAAGTCCAAGCAGAAAATTTATCGGTGATGTATTGTTCAAAAGCTTTTTGTAGTGCAATATTGAATGCTTCTCGCTTACCGCTGCTGAGGAAATCCAGAATATTTAACTCTGGTTGATAGCGGAGAAAATCGGTTTCAAAGGTGTTACCTAAGTTTAAAATGTAGCTGCGAAATGATTCGGAAGTTGCTCTGGCTTGGGTGTCCCTGGTGGTGATAATTTCTTTTTGGAATTGATCGCGGATATGGGTAAGTTTTTGGAATTCAGGTTCTACAGAATCAATCCGTTTTTTCAATTCATTTACATCTTGATCCAGTAATGGTAGTCTTCTATTTATAGCTTCACGGGTATGATTGCAGGCTTGTCTCGCTAAGGTTCTGACTTGACGCAATTCGGCGATCGCTCTTTCTCTAGTTAAGAAAGTATTTAGCGCTCCCATAAACTCTGAAAACCCAGTTCCCTCTAAATTGGCTTGCGGGTTTTTCAGCCGTTTTCTGAGTGCTTGAATTGAGGATATTTCAAACACACGCTCATGATAAATATTCTGTCCATCTACGTGACAATATTCAGCCAAATTTGCTTGAAAGACTTGTCTTAAGCGGTTTTCGGCTGCGTTTAATTCTTCGATATCTTCTGGATCTATTAATGACTCTCGCACCTGATCCCAAGCGTTAATTAAAAAGAAAACCGTCAATCCCCTACCTTTAATATAGTTTTCCAGATAACGACGCTCACCCAAAGTACAGGGTTGCGAAGCTCTCATCACAAACAGAATTGCGTGACAATTATTCACATAACCCAAAGATAATTCGTTCCGGGCTTCCGTATCATTCAATCCTGGACTATCAACAATTTCGATTCCCTTTTCCAGCAGCGTCAAAGGATATTCCACAACTGCATAATCAACATCAGGAAATGCCGATTTTTTCTCTTGTTCTAATTTTTTTGCCTCGGCTGGATCAATGGTATATTTATATTTAAAACTAGAAAAATCTAGCTGTTCTGGTTTTTTTCCATCATTAAAATGAATTGTTACCTGTTTTTCTGGGCCGTAGCGCAACACTGTCAGCACTGCAGTACAGGGATTAACGTCACTTGGTAATAGATTTTCACCAATTAAAGCATTTAAAAATGTACTTTTTCCCCGTTTCATATCACCTAAAACTAAGAGGCGAAATACCCCTTGTTTGAGGTTTTTGCTAGCAGCAGTAATATCTTCAATATCGCGTTCTAAACTGAGTTTACCTGAAGAAGAATCACCAGCTAATTCAGCTTGACTGATTTTTTCTGCTAGTTTGTTCAAGGATGCAGAGATATCTGCTCTTACTTGCGCTATCCGCTCTAAATCATTGATAAAATTATCAGCTGCTAGTTCATGATTTATCATAATTTTTGTTATTCGTTATTTGTGAGGGGTTTAATTACCTTTACATTTCGTAATATAGTTCGGTTGATTCTCGCCAAGTTATTTGTATGGGGTTATGGTGTAGACCTCATGTAGTGGGAAAGTGCTATGGTTGTAGTCTGATGGGTTTTTGACGTAGTATACTTTCGTGCTGTTCCAGTTGCGGATCGTAATCATTTTTAAATGCGATGACTAACGGTATTTAACAAATTAAATGTAGCTTATTTGACTTTAAAATCTTAATCTTCAGTATATTTTCCGCTAAATTAACGATGATTATTTTGATTATGGGTGTGTCTGGTTCTGGTAAAAGTACTATCGGACAAATACTTGCAGATTCATTACACTGGGAATTTAGCGACGCTGACGCTTTTCATTCAGTGGAAAATATTGAAAAAATGCGTCAGGGTATTCCCTTAGATGATGGTGATAGAATGCCTTGGTTGCTGAGTTTGCAAACAGCGATTCAACATTGGTTAGAAAATGACCACAATGTAGTTCTGGCTTGTTCGGCGCTGAAAGCGAGTTATCGGCAATTCTTATTATTTGATCAAGAACGCATTCGGCTAGTTTATCTTTATGGCTCGTTGGCGCTGATTCAACAACGTCTGCAAAAGCGTCAAAATCATTTTATGACCGAAAAACTCCTCAATAGCCAGTTCAATGCACTTGAGGAGCCTGATAACGCCATAGGAGTGGACATTTCTCAACCACCAGAGATGATTGTGCAGACCATTAGAGCGGCTTTGGGAATTTAAGCGAGTCGATTAGCAGCCAGAAAAGCTGTAACTTCCTCTGCAGTGGGTTGAGAAGCGATCGCACCTGGTTTAATAGTAGTCAGTGCTCCAACAGCACTAGCATAGGTAACAATGCGTTTGGTTGTTTGTGCGTCACTCAAGCCCTGAATCCCGTTCAGCAGCAGTTGGTGGATAAACCCAGCTAAAAAGCTATCCCCTGCGCCAGTTGTATCGACAACGGGAACATAGAATGCAGGTAATTTATCTTCATTTTCCGCTAAACAATAGGCACAACCCTTTTCCCCGTCTGTAACTAGTACCCCTTCGAGGGAATTTAAACGATAAGTAATTGCACCAGGGTCTGTAGTATCAAATAACCATTCTGCTTCTTCCTTAGCGAGTTTGAGAAAATCAACCCGCTTAAATATTTCCTGAATCTTGTGGCGAGCAATATCCGCATCTTGCCAAAATACAGGACGCCAGTTAACATCTAGCAATATTTTCAGGTCATAATGTTCTGCTAAATCAAGAGCACGATTAACAGCTTTTTCACTTTCAGGATAAGCTAACTCCAAAGTTCCCAAAACCAAAAAATCTGCTTCTTGAAATAGCGCATGTGGTAGTTGCTTGGCTTGCAAGCGAGTATCAGCAAATTCTGAGGTATCATATTCACCAAAACCTGCAAAAGTGCGATCGCCTGCTAAATCCCTCACCACATAAACCTGTCGCGTTGGTGCTGTAGCATGGCGTTGGACTCCCGTTGTATCAACACCCACATCTTCCAAAACCTTAACCAGGGCGTTTCCCGGTTCATCTTCACCAACAGCACCAATAAATCCCGTTGGCGTTCCTAGCTTCACTAAAGCACAAGCCACATTAGCCGGCGCACCCCCTGGGTAAGGAGTCCAAGATTGAACCTCATCCAGCTTTAGCCCCAATTGATCGGCTAAACAATCAAACAAAACTTCACCGAGACACAAAACACGGGGATTGCTCATCTCATTTTAAATTTTTGATTTTGCGAAAAGTGGCTGCAAGCCTGTACCGTCCCGCCTAACTTTTCAAGACGGATTTAGATTAACCAGTATAAAATCTATAACAATCCTGGCTCATTTGTCGCCAGTCTTGGAGACAAAAAACTAGCAATGTTTGCTACAAATAGCCTAGATAACTGTTTGTGTTTCTCTGTATTTAAGTATTGTTTTAAGTAAAAAAGTAAAACAATATACAAAAAATTACAATACCAAACGATCGCCTTGCAACTAACAGCCACAACTCCGACCCACAGAAGAATCTTCTAGAATTAGAAAGAGCGATTGAGTACATATACCGGAGGAAAAAATTAGTCATGGCTGGTAGCGAGTCTCAGACCCCCGTTAGTCTGTCAGACAGAGAACTGCAAATTATCGACTTAGTGGCTGCTGGCTTAACTAACCAAGAAATTGCAGGTAAACTGGAAATTAGCAAACGTACAGTTGATAACCATATCAGCAACATTCTCACCAAAACCCAGACAGAAAATCGAGTAGCTCTCGTGCGCTGGGCTTTACAATGGGGCAAAGTTTGTTTAAATGATGTTAATTGTTGTCTTCTGCCCAACCAGAACGATTAAACAAGTTACTCATAAAAATGCCATCAATGGCGTCTAGTGAGGACACCATTGAGCGTTTCCAGTAGTGTTCAATTGCTCTTGGTCTGAAGTCAAGCCAATATTGACGATTCGCTGATGGTTTTCCGCTTCAAGCCTTTTTCAGTGTGAATCTCTACCACAAATCTTCATCAGCGTCGAAATCTACTCCAAATCAAAGATGATCATTCCCCGTTGGTTAAGTTTTATAACAATTTCGCCAACGGGAAATATCCTCTTAACTAATGGAAAACATCAATAAAAATTAGCAATAATTTCCAGCCACAAGCGCTACATTTGAAAGAATCTATATTGCTCCATCAGCTCAGGTAGCAGTGTAACAATGAATAATTCTGCTTCTTTTCCAGGTGGCTCATCTTCCGTTGATTTGTTTAACTTTGATTTTATTTCCTCTGCTGCTGAAAAAATTTTCAGCGGAGGAGAAAAATCCGCAAACTTTCCCCAACCGTCCCAAGATGCTGACTTACTCAAACAGCTACCGTTTATTCCAGGATTAAAAGAAATCCTCATGGTGCGTCAGGTTCACGCTTTAGAACACGCTACCGTTTGGGTACTTGGTGAGTCAAAAAATGCTCGCACCTCCCCAGGAAATGTCAGCAACACGCAAATTGATCACGAGTTACTGAGTGGTTTGTCCACAGAACAAGGATTTTACCTCTACGGGGAAGTGAATATCAGTGATTTGCGACGCGCAGTTTCCCTCGCTTTACATCGTCTCATCGACGGAGAAACAGAGCTAGCAGTGCATCCGCGTTGTGGAACTAACTTATCAGTGGCGATGTTGTTGACAGCTGGGTTAGCTGTAGGCGTGCATCTTTTGCTACCATTTCGACCAGTAGAACAACTGATTGGTTTAGGACTAGCAGCGACAACAGCAGCAGAAATTGCACCAGATTTAGGTGCAGTTGCTCAACGATATCTCACAACCGCTATTCCCTTCAACCTAGCAGTAGAAAATATTACACTCACACGAGACGCATGGGGACGACATGGACATTTTGTCAAGTTATGCTGGCGAGAGTAATCATCTTTCTACTTATATTTAACGCAGTCTTCTCATGAGAAAGCTTTACTTCTTACTCCCAGGAACAGATGGTAAATTTGCTTGTGGTGGTTTGTGGGCAGAATTAAAAACAATTAAGCTAGCGCAAGAAATTTGTAGTGCGGATATCGTCACTTATCGTCAGCGAGAAGAAGGAAAGCTTTTTATTGATGATTTACTCGCCAATCAAAATTTAGATGATGTGATTTTTATGTTAAGTTGGGGATTTGATATTCCTCAACTTGTCAATAAACTCCAGCCATACAATGTGGTTTATCATGCTCATAGTGCAGGTTACAAATTTCGTCTACCTGCAAGTGTACCCATCATCACCGTGAGCCGAAATACAATGGGATATTGGGGACAAATTTCTCCCCATGCGCTTATTTATTATTTACCGAATCAAATTAGTGACGAATTTAAAAATTTACATTTAGAGCGAGATATTGATGTTTTAGTCCAAGCGCGTAAATCTTCTGAATATTTAATCAAAAACTTGATTCCCACATTACAGAAACAATGCAAAGTTTTAGTTGTTGATTCCTACATAGAAGACTTACCAGGACTATTCAACCGCGCCAAAATTTATCTTTATGACTCTGCTGAATACTGGGCGCAACAAGGAGTCAGTGAAGGATTTGGACTACAGCCTCTAGAAGCTTTAGCTTGTGGATGTCAGGTTTTTTCTAGCATCAACGGTGGACTTTCTGACTATTTAGATCCTGGATTTAATTGCTATAAAATTGCTGGATATTCTCAAGAATATGATACTCAAAGGATTTTGCAGTTTTTAAAAACTTCAGCAGCACCAAAATTGAATCCAGAATTTTTCGCCGAATATCGCTATGAAAATATTATCCAGCGCTTACAAGTGATATTAGATGAATTAAACGCATTTTTTGACCATAAGATGCATCATCCATCTTCTATCAAAAGTTTGACAAGGATGCAGATAACAAAACTGCTCATCCAAAACAAATATCAAAAGCTGAAAAAGAAATATTTGCAGTAAGGCTGAAGTATGAAGTATGAAGTATGAAGTCTGAAGTCTGAAGTCTGAAATCAAGAAGCTTGTACACTAAGCTTTTCATAGATTTGTAATGGTTGCTTTATTTAAGCCGTAGCGTACTAGATACTAGGGAAAAATATTTTTGTTGTTTGCGGCGATCGCAGTTCATGAATCTCTTGCATAATTCTTTTTAAAAGAGGGGATAAAGGGTTTTTCTCGGACACTTTCTCCTAACCCTTTTCCCCACTTATGCAAAAAGTTTAATCTTCTTAACCGCTGACCTGAGATTCAATAACTCCCACAGGACAAGCGACATTTGTACCACCTAAACCACAATAGCCATTGGGGTTTTTAGCGAGGTATTGTTGATGGTAACTTTCTGCGTAATAGAATTCAGGCGCGTCCAAAATTTCTGTGGTAATCTGACCGTAACCTGCTTGATTGAGAGATTGTTGATAAGCTGCGCGTGATGCTTCTGCTAGCTTTCTTTGGCTTTCAGAATAAACATAAATTCCTGAACGATATTGAGTTCCGACATCGTTACCTTGGCGCATTCCTTGGGTGGGGTTATGGCTTTCCCAGAAAGTTTTGAGTAGTTGGGAATAACTAATCACATTTGGATCAAAGACAACTAATACCACTTCGTTGTGACCAGTTTTACCAGAACATACTTCTTCATAGGTAGGATTTGGCGTGAAACCAGCAGCATAACCAACTGCGGTAGTGTAAACACCTTCTAATTGCCAAAATTTGCGTTCCGCACCCCAAAAACAGCCTAAACCAAAAATGGCTTTTTCTAATTTGTCTGGAAAGGGGGGTTTGAGGGGGTTGTTGTTGACATAATGATTAGCCGGTACCCGCATAGAATCCGCTCTTCCTGGTAAAGCTTCTTCTGGGGTAGGTAGAACCGTTTTTTTACCAAAACCAAATAGTCCCATTGAATATTACTCTAATTTCTGATACACAACTTTACTTAATATTTTAACGACTCAAGCGATCGCTCTGAGTGCAGTTGTGTTGGGTGAAACCCGTAATTTACTGGTGTGGGGAGGTGTGGGGAGGTGGGGAGTGTGGGGAGTGTGGGGAGTGTGGGGAGGTGGGGTGATGGGGAGGTGGGGAGGAAATAACAAATAACCAATCTCCTACTTGGCGTTGCTGAATCAGAATATGAAATACCAAAAATACCTTTCTCTTTCTTGGTTCCTTTGCGTCTTTGCGCCTACCCTGCGGGAAGCCGCTCCGCGTCTATGCGTGAAACAAATTCATATTTACATTCAGCAACACCACCTACTTAACTGGTACATAAGCATTCAGCAATGGTAGTAACGGCCCTAATTGCTCTTGTCCATTAACGGCTAAATCGCTATGACACAAATAAACTTTTTTAGATACGCGAGCTAATAAATCTTTTAAAATCTTTTCTAATCTTTGTGTTTCTGCTAATTGTTCATCTTCCGCTGTCCAGGGTGTACCTAATCTGGCGTGCAAAAATAGGGGTGCGCCAAATAAAGTAGCCGCACCACCTTTCGCCCATAAAGGAGAACCAGCGTCTAGCCAGAATTGTAGGCGATGAAATCTCCGACTGGAGCGGTATTGAAAAATAGTAGCTAAGGTGACAGCCTTTCTAGCGGAACCAATACGATGTAAAGGATAGGGGTTAGCGGTGATCGTACCCCGTCGCAGCAGTTGAATAAATTCTGTCAAAGTCGTTTCTGGTGTGGTGGGTGATGGGGAAATTTGGCGGATTCTGGTATTAATTTCCCAGTAATGTTGAGCGGTTTCTAGTAATTCCCTCAGTGCTGCTAGTTCTTCATAAGGGGGGTTAGTATCTTTACAGAAAAAGTTTTGTATTGCTAAATACAGGAGAGATATCGGACTGGGGATGAGGCGTTGTGCTTGTTGCTGGCGCTGCTGCTCTATCCACTTTAAGATATCGTTATAGGCTGCGGTGGCTGCGTAGCCGATGCGATCCCACCGCTCGAAGGTCGTGACTGGTAACAAATTAGGGCGATCGGGATGGGGTTCAAAACAGTAATCAGCAATCAAACCGGCGCGTACAGGATCGATTTGGGGTGCGGAAGAGACGTTTTCCTCAGAAATTTCGCTGCTACTGAAAATAACTAGCATCTCTGCTATGGCGTCCCGGTCTACTAAGCGTCCCAAGCCTGGATAAACTAAAGTCAAGATGGTGAGTAAAGCCCGGATCGCGGGTGAACTAAGCAAGGGGCGTTGATCGTTGAGTGGTTCTACCTGGATGCTTTGTTTATTGAGAATTTCTATAAGAGTATAGCGGGCGATCGCATCTAAACCCGGCGCAATCACTGCTACTTCTTCTGGTTCCACTTCTCCAGATTTGATGGTGTCTGCGATCGCTTCTGCTGTTTGTCGCAACAATTGCGCGCGAGAAGTCGTTTGAATTGATCGCACTGTTTCTGGTAAACTGAGCATTACCGTCGGTTCTCTCACTAATTCCACCATTTGCTTTCCTAGGCTATCCACGAGGGAATCTGTAGATGAACTCATGCAAGTCTCTATCCGACACCGCCCTGCTAACCCTTCTATGTAGTGCGGATCAGCCCCTAATCCCAGTCTAATTGCGCCATCGGGATTATAGCTAAACGCCCCCACCGCACCTTGATCTAGCAAGAAATCAAATAGATGGCGTGCTACACCAGGGTAATCATCCACATCATCTGCGAGTACTGCTTGATACCGTTTAGCTAAATGCTGTTGATAATTACTATTTGTCAACAAATGCTGACCATACAACTCAGTGATAATTCCATAAGTGAGAAATCCCCGCTCAAGACACCAATCACGCCAGTCTAGGAGTAAAGATGCGAGGAATTGTGGCTGTAAATTAATGGTATTTTCATCTAAGCCCTGCTCTAAAATAGAGCCAATCTCTGTACAGGATACACCACTATAAGCCGCTAACTGTAATAAATCCAGGATACGCCGCACTAAGCGGTACTCATTGATACCAGCACGACTTAAAGTTTCTGGATCTAAATGCGATCGCCACAATTTTGTCGCTAATTCCTGCTCAGTTTCTGGGCGTAATCTTACAGGAAATTGTGCTTTTAATTGCAACGACTCAATTAACAACGGCCAAAATAAAGTTACTTCATCCTGAAAAAAACCCAGCGGTGTCTTAGCACGGACTGGATATTTACCTAATGTTTTAGTAACAATTATATTACCCAAGTCACGACGATTATCGTCATTAGCAGCTAAAAGCAAAACTCCTGGATCAGTTTGACGAAGCTCCGTAAATTTAGCTGTACCCGCACTTTTTACTCGCGTCGTTTTTTTAGTATAAAATGATCCAATAACATCATTTTCACCATTTAACCACCGACAAAAATGCTCGACTAAACGAGTAGTCTTACCACTACGACTAGCGCCCACAATCCAAATAGAATCAGCAACCATAAACCATCTCCTTCTAGATTCGTTACCGTACCTCGTGCGTTAAATTAAGGTTAAAATAACCAAACTATCCTGGATTATTGTCTACGATGAAAAATATTTATAGCCAAAAAATATATCCTTTCTTACTGGCTACTTACCGTTGGTATTTACAAACACCAGAGCGTTCTTTAGATGAAGCTTACAAAGCAGTATCCAAGATTAAGCAAATAGAAGATGAGTACTTTAATGGTAATAAAATAGACTATGACTCAGCAACTTACAGTAGTAATGTTCTAGATTATTTTCACGTAGACCTGAAAAAACAATTAAAAATTGCGCGAATGCGGTTGACAGAATTCAAAGCAGGGCGTTGGTTTTTAAACGAAGAAAATCAAAAAGCTGCTCATAAAGCAGGTATTGAATATCTCAGCCATACAGTAATTTTAGAAAAGTTAAGATTTATTGATCAAGTTATATCAAAATATATTAACGTAGATAACAAAACATCTGCACAAAATTTAGTTAATCAACCTAGTGCGCCAATTACTGCGCCAACAGCAGCTAAATTACCAAATCGAAACCTGAATCCAAAAAAGCAGGGTAAAGCTAACACAACAGGTATATTGCCTAGATCAATTTTAAGCACGATTACTCGGTTACAAGTTGAATTAGATCCCAATTCTGAGCAGGATGTTGTCAAAAATTTCCGCCAAGCTCAAAAAA is a genomic window of Fortiea contorta PCC 7126 containing:
- a CDS encoding dynamin family protein — translated: MINHELAADNFINDLERIAQVRADISASLNKLAEKISQAELAGDSSSGKLSLERDIEDITAASKNLKQGVFRLLVLGDMKRGKSTFLNALIGENLLPSDVNPCTAVLTVLRYGPEKQVTIHFNDGKKPEQLDFSSFKYKYTIDPAEAKKLEQEKKSAFPDVDYAVVEYPLTLLEKGIEIVDSPGLNDTEARNELSLGYVNNCHAILFVMRASQPCTLGERRYLENYIKGRGLTVFFLINAWDQVRESLIDPEDIEELNAAENRLRQVFQANLAEYCHVDGQNIYHERVFEISSIQALRKRLKNPQANLEGTGFSEFMGALNTFLTRERAIAELRQVRTLARQACNHTREAINRRLPLLDQDVNELKKRIDSVEPEFQKLTHIRDQFQKEIITTRDTQARATSESFRSYILNLGNTFETDFLRYQPELNILDFLSSGKREAFNIALQKAFEQYITDKFSAWTLTAEKDINTAFKELSHSAAQYGASYSQVTDQITEKLTGKKVQVNPTTTSGDDNSPGWAKWAMGLLSLSRGNLAGVALAGAGFDWKNILLNYFTVIGIGGIITAVTGVFLGPIGFALLGLGVGFLQADQARQELVKTAKKELVKHLPQVAHEQSQIVYDAVKECFDVYEREVSKRINDDITSRKSELDNLLQQKETRLINRESELQRFKTLQEDVIYNLQKIEAAYSNLLAEYS
- a CDS encoding gluconokinase; translation: MIILIMGVSGSGKSTIGQILADSLHWEFSDADAFHSVENIEKMRQGIPLDDGDRMPWLLSLQTAIQHWLENDHNVVLACSALKASYRQFLLFDQERIRLVYLYGSLALIQQRLQKRQNHFMTEKLLNSQFNALEEPDNAIGVDISQPPEMIVQTIRAALGI
- a CDS encoding carbohydrate kinase family protein; this encodes MSNPRVLCLGEVLFDCLADQLGLKLDEVQSWTPYPGGAPANVACALVKLGTPTGFIGAVGEDEPGNALVKVLEDVGVDTTGVQRHATAPTRQVYVVRDLAGDRTFAGFGEYDTSEFADTRLQAKQLPHALFQEADFLVLGTLELAYPESEKAVNRALDLAEHYDLKILLDVNWRPVFWQDADIARHKIQEIFKRVDFLKLAKEEAEWLFDTTDPGAITYRLNSLEGVLVTDGEKGCAYCLAENEDKLPAFYVPVVDTTGAGDSFLAGFIHQLLLNGIQGLSDAQTTKRIVTYASAVGALTTIKPGAIASQPTAEEVTAFLAANRLA
- a CDS encoding helix-turn-helix domain-containing protein translates to MAGSESQTPVSLSDRELQIIDLVAAGLTNQEIAGKLEISKRTVDNHISNILTKTQTENRVALVRWALQWGKVCLNDVNCCLLPNQND
- a CDS encoding DUF6391 domain-containing protein: MNNSASFPGGSSSVDLFNFDFISSAAEKIFSGGEKSANFPQPSQDADLLKQLPFIPGLKEILMVRQVHALEHATVWVLGESKNARTSPGNVSNTQIDHELLSGLSTEQGFYLYGEVNISDLRRAVSLALHRLIDGETELAVHPRCGTNLSVAMLLTAGLAVGVHLLLPFRPVEQLIGLGLAATTAAEIAPDLGAVAQRYLTTAIPFNLAVENITLTRDAWGRHGHFVKLCWRE
- a CDS encoding glycosyltransferase, whose protein sequence is MRKLYFLLPGTDGKFACGGLWAELKTIKLAQEICSADIVTYRQREEGKLFIDDLLANQNLDDVIFMLSWGFDIPQLVNKLQPYNVVYHAHSAGYKFRLPASVPIITVSRNTMGYWGQISPHALIYYLPNQISDEFKNLHLERDIDVLVQARKSSEYLIKNLIPTLQKQCKVLVVDSYIEDLPGLFNRAKIYLYDSAEYWAQQGVSEGFGLQPLEALACGCQVFSSINGGLSDYLDPGFNCYKIAGYSQEYDTQRILQFLKTSAAPKLNPEFFAEYRYENIIQRLQVILDELNAFFDHKMHHPSSIKSLTRMQITKLLIQNKYQKLKKKYLQ
- the msrA gene encoding peptide-methionine (S)-S-oxide reductase MsrA, with translation MGLFGFGKKTVLPTPEEALPGRADSMRVPANHYVNNNPLKPPFPDKLEKAIFGLGCFWGAERKFWQLEGVYTTAVGYAAGFTPNPTYEEVCSGKTGHNEVVLVVFDPNVISYSQLLKTFWESHNPTQGMRQGNDVGTQYRSGIYVYSESQRKLAEASRAAYQQSLNQAGYGQITTEILDAPEFYYAESYHQQYLAKNPNGYCGLGGTNVACPVGVIESQVSG